The Melanotaenia boesemani isolate fMelBoe1 chromosome 3, fMelBoe1.pri, whole genome shotgun sequence genome contains the following window.
TGTGAAAATAGCTTATATAATTTCAAGAGGGCAAACACAAACTGCACTTCTGTGTGTTAGAAATGGCTATTGCTATATTATACCTTACGTAGATTTAAAAGGTTCTCAGTGAATGGAAAATGCTTTACACTTGTGGCAAGAATGTACAGTATGGGTGAGTGTTTTAAGAGTATGCACTTTGTTCTTGTTAGCTTTGCACACTGGGTTAGGAGAATAAACTCTGCTGAGGAACAAgaagctctttttttctttttggtcttcagaacaaaaaaaaaaaaaaaactttgtctcTGACAAACTCCAGGAGGGAAAGACAGTGTCGGTTTGACActgactcaaaaaaaaaaaaaaaaaaaaaaaatggaggaagAATACAGTCTGTTTCTTCTGAGCAATCCAACTGGAAGCAACTCTGACATTCAGATGCCTCTACCTCCTGACGTGCCGAGGTTCTTCACTGATATTTTTCCCAGTCCTCACTCTAACAGCATCTTCCTTGGCACATCTCCCAAAACAACTGTCCATCATGCAGAGGCAAGTGTGCTAAATGTAGCAAGCTAGGCTTGCATTAGGGGCAAAGAAGAGCCCAAAAGTGGATACCACATGAAATTGTGAGTAATTTTAACTCAAGGGTCTATGCGGAAAGCCAACAGTTTGTCTGAGTGTTGGTTGTTTAGGGTGCGTAGGTCAGGCAGACGCAGCAGCAGCTTCGGAAAGAGCGTGCTGTCATCTGGCCGGCGACTTGTGATAATAGAGCGCAGAGCTTTTATTAGATTCTCCTGCAGCTGCTCCACTGCACCAACCTCCACGATACCAGAGCGATCTggaaaagagagaggagaaaatTAAGTTGAGGCATAAGAAAATGTGTCTTGTCATATCATGTGCTTTTGTGCATCCaggtttatttttgtcttaCCAGCAGACACCAGCACAACAGCCATGAAAAGTGCCATCTCATCTGGCTCCAGACCCAAAGATCCCAGCTTCTCGCTAAAGTCAAACATGGCATCTAATAAGGAGCCCATACCAAGAGCTCTCAGTGATGCCAGCGAGTAGGTCTGTCCATTGAGGAAGGTTACTGTCCTGTCCTTGGGGTCAAACAATGAGCAGAACCTTACCATGAGGACCTGCAGACAGAACCAAAGTAGGTCAGCATCAAAAAAGGcccaaaggaagaaaaaaacttttaacaaGTCAAACCAacaaattttgtttaattaaacaaacCTGGAAGGTGCCAGATTTGAGCAGCATGACCTGATCATGCTGGCTAAGGGTTTGGAAGCCTGGGATGCTCTTTGCAAACTCCACCACTTCTTTAACAGCAGGGGTAAAGCACTGGGAGAAAGACTCCCACACCTCCTGGCTGGAGCGACTGGCTGGAACCACGGGGCATGAATTAAGAGGGCACGCCTGCAGAAAGCAGCACAAAATAAggaatattaattttaaaaacttaatattGTGGTCAATTTGACAGATTTCTATAGACTCTAAAGACTCACCAGTACTTTGGCTCCTCCGTTTAGCTTCCAGGGGCAAGAATTTTGGTTCTGGAAATCACTTGCTGAGAAactgttctgattggctgtGTATGTCTGAGAAGACAGGTGACCACTGACGGGACATTTATTCTGACTGGAGGGTGAAACGTATTTGGCATTGTCAATGTTCGTGTTGGTGGAGCTTTCATTGTTGCTGGGTGCAACAGGGAGGTTTGTGGGGACATGGTAGCTTGTTGTCAGATTGACTTGCTCCACTTGAACTGTGTGCTGGGCTGATGCGTTTGACAGTGCAGTTTCCTTCACAACACCGCTCTGGAAAGAGGCTGGACTGAGGTTCCTGCTGCCAGCAGCCATCTTGAGTGGTTTCTCTTCACTGCGGTAGGACTGCAGTATAGATCCAGCTCCATCATTCGCCTGGTTTTGCGGACTGCAGGGGGCATCAGGAGGAGGTGACACCTCCATCTCCATAGAAGCAGATTCATTGAGACTGTTCATATAACTCTGCATCTCATCCAGCAGCCTCTGCTTCTCTCGCTTGGGAATACGCCCAAAACGCACAGCTGAGGAGAATAAACAGAAGAGACCACCTTCTTGTTAGAATTTACTTCTTTTACCAGTTGTTGGCATTTTGCTGATactattttaatttgttgtaaAGTAATAGCAGGTGATATGTTTACATTCTGTGTAGAGAAAGGGACAATCCTCACTTTAATATATACATCTTAAATCTGCCATTGAAACCTTAATCTCTGTGTGTATCTCTAATCCCGAAACGGTGTCTCCATCACAGCTGTTAGACTAGATAGAGTGGGTAGTAAAACCTTGATCTGCCTGcctcatcctcctctccagcctTTACAAATCCTCCCTTCCccctttttcatttctgcacCTCCACTGACAGTCCTATTTATAGTAAGTTCTATGCTACACCATCACCTCCCCCACTCCtctttttcctccctctttctGCCTTTCACTTCAGCTCTTGCTTTCTCTGTAAAAGTAGGTCACTGGGTCATCAGCACTGAACCTGGTGTCAATAGTAAAGTGACAGTGTGAAGGAGTGCTGGAAAGGTGGAAGACAAAAAGGGGCAGGTGTGGGTGGAGGAGGGACGAAAGGCTGAAGGTAGATTAAAACTGGTTGATCAAAATTTTATATGCCAGCAGAGCTTCTGTTGTCAAGGACATGGAGTGAAAAAGAAGCGTAGAAATAatgtattctttgttttttgttttaattgtcttATATAAATagtcaaaaatgaaaatatgtccAAATTCCTTTCCTTTTGCAATCTGATGAATTAGCAGGTGATTCTTCACTTCCTCTCTCACTTTTCTGGGTCAACTAAAAATGTTTgctccagaaaaaaaagaaaaaaaaaacatgatttattaTCACCTAGTTTAGCAATACCCCAAGAGACTAAACTCCTGCGGGTGAAATAATAAAGAGGAAGAGATTAGCTGGGTTAATATTATTCTTATTTGGTTTTCCATGATAAACTAGAGAGGAAAACATTATGTTACAAATGACTGTTTGTGGCACAATGATGATTATAAGTGATGATCAACAACTTTTTGCTCCAgtttcctaaaagaaaaaagaaaaaaaagggtttcTACATGACTGATAACAACTGGGACTCTCAGGCTTCTCTTGCCATAAATCAGACAGCAGTgaagggagagagggaggaagaggaggacaaaagacaaaaggagGAGGATGGACAGTTTTATGTGGAGGAAGAGGCAAGTTTGGATCGGCTTCAGAACAGCTTGGAATTGTGGTTCTGTTTAAAACAATGAGAGGAATTTACCTTGTTCTATATTTATAACACCATTTAACAAACCATATTTTATAATATGACACTACTAAACAAGCACACataattttggttttggttttcatttttctaaacGGGATCTCTAAGGACATTAACGCTGTCTCTCACCATCTCTGGACATTCCCACAGACAAACACTTCTTAAAACGGCAGTGCTGGCACCGGTTCCGGTTCATGCGCATGATGAGACAGTTTTCATTCTTCACGCACATCTTGTAGTGGATATTCTGTTGAATGCTGCGCCTGAAGAAACCCTACAGATAGAAGTTGAATAGGGTAAGAATAAAAAGCTTTACATAAGGTCTTTTGTGACACTATGTGTATGCATACTTATTGAGAACAAAGAGATGACATAACAGTGTCTTTAACTGGTCTCACCTTGCATCCCTCACAGGCGTGCACGCCATAATGGAAGCCAGATGCAATGTCCCCGCACACCTTACACAAAAGCACCATACCTCCGGTCTCTATGAAAGATGCACACATCCATTATCAGACActgaaatataaacaataacaaactgcaaacaaagaaagacagGAAGGAGGAAACTGAATACTTACTGGTGAATGTGCCAGTGAAGCCACAAGGCCTTTTTGCCACTGTGGGGTGGTTATAGGTGGCTGATGATACTGTTGTAATTTGGGCAACTGGAGCATTGTTTACTTCAGGAAACTGAAAAACCATTTTTGGGGAAACGTTCCCTCCCCTTTGTTCCCTTCTCTGCTTCAGGGCTCCAATCTCCTGAAAGGAGAAACCCTCTGGGGATGAAGGCTGAGAATGGGAAGATGGTGACTGGGTCTGGTATCCACTTGAAGGGCTGCCAGGACTAGGACTGGCACTACCAGATGAACCAGCATACAAGATAACACCACCTGGAGAAACAGAGAACAGGTGAAAACTCAGTTCACTGATCGCCATCTGGGTCACTGTTCACATGTACAATGTAGGTAAGAGTGTGAGTGTTGAGCAATACTCTACTTTGACGCAGTGAGCTTACTTGGCTGACACTCAAAAGCACACACAAAACCATGACCACTCTGGGACAGTCTAAATCTGATCGgatgaataattttaaaaaaatgtcgcAGCtagagcaacaacaacaaccctGACCTGGATATTTGTGTGAAAGGTCTTTTGGTGTTAAAAACAAGATCATCTTTCActttaaaaactggaaaaagaaaatcttagaAGCACTTTTCAAACATATTGTTTAGAGTCTTGGAAACCAACAGAAGAGTATAATGTGATTATATGAAgcaaataatgataaatacCTTTATCTATTTAACAAATGGGGCGACAAATAGGGGCAAAATGTTACTTTATTAAAAAGCATCATCTCAAAATTGTATGATCTGATAaggttgggttttttttttttattctgaggTTACATTTCTGTGATGTGGTAACCTACAATATATCACATCACACTCGTGAAGAAATGCTCAGGAAATACAAAACACCATAAAATGCTACATCACAACATGACACTAAATCACAATATATCCACAATTAGTGACACAGATAGGCCATAAACAACCCTTTGTTTAGGGATGTCACATCAAATCGGAAATGCCCTATTACCCCTAAACAcaacccccacccacccccttTGTTTTGCAGACAGAATTCTTTCCCGCAAGATGAAAGACGGCCCCTCACGTGCAGCCAGCTCCCTGCCAGCTTGCTTTCAGAACGAGTCTTTTTCTACACTCCCTCCTCCTGCCCCCTCCCTTCTTCtctatcctcctcctccttttctccctccctccccgcttTGGCCCTGCAGACCCATCTATCCGCCAGCCACCTGACCAGGAGCTCACATGGACTCTTGACACAGTTCCCGCCTGGCTCACAAGGCTCTTTGCGCAGTCCCGTGtagacaacagcagcagtgcGCTAGGGCAGATCACGTTTGGTGAAGAGAAGGATATAATGCTGTGACTACAGGCAGAGAGGAAAGCAAGCAGGGTGCAGCAACCATAAGTTAATGCATTCCTCTGAGGCACGAGATGCTGCGCAGAGAGAAACAGTCACGTTGATGCCTTGACACTATGAAATGATAAGCATTGTGCATGTTGTGCACTCAGATGTGTCACTAAGGAAGGAGGGCAACTTGCCAAAACaaatttacctcattttaaggGTGACACATATATTctaaataacaataacacaagAGTGTGATGAAATTTAAACCTCTACTAGTGCAGACAATCTTTCATTTGACATATTcacactgattttattttagttttgtgtcAGTTGGATCACTGTGTCAGATATTGTGTTAACATTGTGCTGTAGCATTTTCTGTGTGTAGAACCTACTGAAAGGTCTTTCAGGCAAACAATGTCACTTTACAAGCTGTTCTACAGGTTTAAAACATAAGTACTAGTAGAAATCTGCTCTGTTCTGCTCGACAGGTTCTTGCAGTCAATGTAAAAACATGGCTGTTTTGAttgtttgaattgaattgtCTACACAGTAATTCTGTGCGTATTTCCTCTTAAGGACCTTGAATCATctaagaaatgtttctcttggCACTTAGGCTTTCTCTCCTTGAGGAAACACGTGCTGCATCTCTGTTTAGTTCTAAGTGCCTCCTTAACTCCTCTGCCCACACGTGTCAACACTGACTGTAATGTACTTAGGGCCTGACGCCTTCTGTGTTTGGCGGCAGCTCCGGTATCAGACAGGTTGGGACTTTGCTGTACATACAGATGTTACCTGTGCACTTCCCTGTTTGCTGCGTGAGTGAGATAAGACTATATGGACATGTGTATCACCTGCAGATCACAGGAGGGTCACACTCTGCTGGCACACGAGTCCCATGTCTACTTTATGTTTTACATATCTCCTCCCCAACGCTCCATATTCTGATGCCTCGTCATTACTTCCTGGAGTCAGACTTGACTGGGTGACAGAATGAGCCCTGGGAATATCATCTTTACTGTGCTCAGGCACAGGTAAGAGCATGTGACCTGTGGTTACTCACGGGGCCATAAGAAGTACAGTATAAACAGTCTGTTCCGATGCCCCTCCTTCTTCCAGTTCTCTCTGACTTCCCCTCATGTGTTCCCACTCCTGGGCATGCAAGCACGACAGCCTAACTGAATAAACATCGTTCTCATGTCATGTCTGGGGAGGGCGACGCCCCCCTCTCAACTTCAGTTAGCCTGTCCTTGTTCATGTGAACATTTACTACTGTGCATGGGTGGTAAGCCTCACTCCACGTGAAACAGCTGGCCCCATGTCATGTGTCTACTTATGGGGcgttatcaaagaggacagtTTTTGGGCAACATCAAGCAAAGATTTCTGTATTCTAAGAACTACAACAGAAACTGAATGCTGATCCATTTTGAACTCTTGTTTGAGGAATTTGAAAGTTGAAGCGTAGCCCAGCCTCAGTAAGGTAGACTACAAAAAGCAGGTTATACTTGATCCCTGGAGATAAATACTATCTTCCATCTGAAGCTTAATGGagcttttaattttgattagCTTTCTGTGTGATCATTTGTCAAGTCCAGAATTGGGTATCATGTTTGTGCTCGTATCAATGACCTCCATGACGCATTTAATATAAGTTTACACTTCTCCCATCTCCAAAAGATACTCGCCATTCTGTTTCAGGGCTAAAACACTTTTTGAGGATGGAATCTAACTTTTTATTCAGTAGTCAAGATTGTATGAGTCAGGCAGTTGTACTTTTAGGTCACAAGGCCACTTCAGGTTACTTCAGCAGAGGGCATCAATGGCCATGGCAGTAGCCATTCTTTGGATTTCAAATATATCACTCAGTCAGATTATAGTCACACTCCTCAGATTGTTCTGCTGAGGCTGAACTATACTTGGAGTTTAGTCATTCAGCCACTACACCCACATTCTTCATAGTAATTACTCAGTTTAATCTTTAACCAGCAAAGCTGAAAGGAACACCTTTGGCTGACTTTTTTTCTAGAGTGCCCTTCAGTTGCAGGTCATTTCTAGTAGGATTCCCAAATACTTCTGGTATGATGACAacttaatattatattattccCCATTTATATAAAGCAGAAGATAAACAGGGTGGAGAGTGACGGGAGGGTATACTCGGATTTTCTCTGAATTATGTTGCAATAATCACTCAGGATATATAATATGTAAAAGGCctttaaaaaaggaagagggCTGAGCAGGTGATGGAAAGAAATTAAGGAAAAACATAGCATGAACTTTTATGTTTGAGCCCCTTTTCCTTGTACAGTTTAGAGGTTGTCCTCTTTTTGACGCTTTTACACTGCATGGAGAGCTACTGTACAAGCCATGTTGGCAGTTTGCAAAATTTTCAAAATGAACACgaccaaataatttaaaattaacacCACAACTTTTCCATTCAATGGTTTGATTTGCATATTACTTTTGAAGCATCATAACCCTGGGCTTCGTCCATATTAATAAGAAGTGGCTTTGCTTGTCAAAAACATATAAGGCAGTGTTTCTGTATTGACATTGTGTGAGGGTTTCATTCTGGCATTCATTGAGTTATTAACACACCAAACCACCGAATTAGAAATTAGTGTCACTGGAGCTGGTTACTCATGTcagccaaaaaaataaataaataaaaaaagaagaaaacaggttGAATACAGCCAAATGTGGGTTACTAAGTCCTCTCTCACACCAGCAGTTTGACGGGCTCCTTTGTAATCAGGAATGAACATTTGAAAACAGTTACAGCCGAAAAACAAGGCTCTTTGGAGAGAAAGGGGCTGCAAACCCCCTCTGACCCACTGACCAATCTATCATCGAATGCAGAGGAATCCCCGTGCGGGCTGAGCGCGAGATAAACGCGCGTGACCGTGAGCAGCGGAGCGGGGTGCTTAAAAACATGCGCGGCACGTGGATACTGAGGCTGGATACACGTGCTGCCAGCTTGAGCTAGGCGGGGTGGCTGCGTATTAAAAATCAGGCGCGTGATTCGCAACTTCTtgatagttttttatttttattttttacccagGATGCACCGGGCAGGGAACAGATTCGATAGTTGAATCCGCTGTTTGAgaactttttaatgtttcctaCATTACATACTTGTGTCGATACTAATATGATAATGATAAGCGCTGCTGTCTCTCTCCAGTTTAAACCGTATAGCTAATGACATGCTCAGATATGTGAggttataatttaataatatcCGTTGTCAGCCTTtgtgatacattaaaattaGGTCAGTTCACATCCGGTCAGTTCTGCAAATTTGCGCTAATGTCTTTTCGTGGTTGCAACATCTTACTGCAAGTGGCTCGTCACCTATCAACTATCAAGCCTATAAATTCCACGATGAGTAATGTTCATTCATCACTGCAGATCTGGATCATGATTTTGGTCCTGGCAGAGGTAGAAGTTTACTCACTAAACTGCTTTCCAAGTCACGCATGGATGGAAAATTTGCCACCAGTAACTGTTTGACCCAGTGGCCGCGATTGTTCCCACATAGCCTTCTCACGTTTGTGGGAGAAAAACGTTTCTGTTATATCCAACTTTATAACAGTAAGGTTAACAATATTATATAATCAAATATTAAGATATAGTTTGGAGAGAGAACGTAGCTACTCGGTCAGAGGGCATTTTGGGTCGTGCTTCACGTGAGTTTGTTTACGTGTAGATAATCGGAAGTCCGCTGCAAAGATTGACGAGAGGACTTCCCTCTGTGCTCAACTCGCTCACTGAAAACCCTCCACTTTCTACCGCCCAGAAGCTGTTGGCAACGCGCCATGTATTGCAAAGCTGAATTACAGTTTAAAGGCAGGAAAATTGCAATCTATAAACTGCAAACTATTGCACAGCACTTGTGCGACAGTCAG
Protein-coding sequences here:
- the LOC121637017 gene encoding nuclear receptor subfamily 1 group D member 1-like; the protein is MENSPGGGVILYAGSSGSASPSPGSPSSGYQTQSPSSHSQPSSPEGFSFQEIGALKQRREQRGGNVSPKMVFQFPEVNNAPVAQITTVSSATYNHPTVAKRPCGFTGTFTKTGGMVLLCKVCGDIASGFHYGVHACEGCKGFFRRSIQQNIHYKMCVKNENCLIMRMNRNRCQHCRFKKCLSVGMSRDAVRFGRIPKREKQRLLDEMQSYMNSLNESASMEMEVSPPPDAPCSPQNQANDGAGSILQSYRSEEKPLKMAAGSRNLSPASFQSGVVKETALSNASAQHTVQVEQVNLTTSYHVPTNLPVAPSNNESSTNTNIDNAKYVSPSSQNKCPVSGHLSSQTYTANQNSFSASDFQNQNSCPWKLNGGAKVLACPLNSCPVVPASRSSQEVWESFSQCFTPAVKEVVEFAKSIPGFQTLSQHDQVMLLKSGTFQVLMVRFCSLFDPKDRTVTFLNGQTYSLASLRALGMGSLLDAMFDFSEKLGSLGLEPDEMALFMAVVLVSADRSGIVEVGAVEQLQENLIKALRSIITSRRPDDSTLFPKLLLRLPDLRTLNNQHSDKLLAFRIDP